Proteins from a single region of Gordonia hongkongensis:
- a CDS encoding Fis family transcriptional regulator, which produces MTEPKAPAHFDELAAAVVIEGVTVRDKDVVREAQRWTTGERGPIVEDQAALVEADLGDFVAKAITIGSHALSATGDAQESRALERMITELGERAASSTAEAASMTDRSVKAASEAVSKAAEEAQKTLREADEATRKSLSDAIALMRRETEAELKRLFGGTDPEVVDRFAPLLERFAANLDKRAAENTSELLAKAAKQFDPADPTSPMAKHTADLAKRQDALTAQLAEQHSAVAQRLDEVVTALKVAEAKASVSKVSPIKGSTYEAEIHQVLHQVAAGLGDEYLETGAVVGSVVRCKKGDGVLLVDGGDARVVVEVTDSKRDHWCAYFDEAERNRNATAAIGLVRSVEQNCGETIRVLGRRRIVLAFDPTADDPDLMRAVVMLLRTASLAAATRSGAQEINTAEEKITAAVKQLEKIDEIKKSAGAIANNVRKIENTCGAVYSAIDRLLADALNALAGVDSESPADVERGVA; this is translated from the coding sequence ATGACCGAACCGAAAGCACCCGCACACTTTGATGAACTGGCCGCAGCCGTCGTCATCGAAGGGGTGACAGTCCGAGACAAAGATGTTGTCCGCGAAGCGCAGCGATGGACCACCGGCGAACGCGGGCCGATCGTCGAAGACCAAGCGGCCCTCGTCGAGGCCGACCTCGGTGATTTCGTTGCCAAGGCGATCACCATTGGTTCTCACGCCCTGTCGGCGACCGGCGACGCCCAGGAATCGCGTGCCCTCGAGCGCATGATCACCGAACTCGGTGAGAGGGCTGCGTCGTCGACGGCAGAGGCCGCTTCGATGACCGACCGCAGCGTGAAAGCCGCGTCGGAGGCCGTCAGCAAGGCTGCCGAGGAAGCGCAGAAGACCCTTCGCGAGGCCGACGAGGCAACTCGCAAGTCACTCTCGGACGCCATTGCACTGATGCGCCGCGAGACCGAAGCCGAACTCAAACGGCTGTTCGGAGGTACCGACCCGGAGGTCGTCGACCGCTTCGCGCCACTGCTCGAACGTTTTGCCGCGAACCTTGACAAACGTGCCGCCGAGAACACCAGCGAACTGCTCGCCAAGGCGGCCAAACAGTTCGATCCTGCCGACCCGACATCCCCCATGGCCAAGCACACCGCAGACCTCGCCAAGCGTCAGGACGCACTGACTGCCCAACTCGCGGAACAGCACTCCGCGGTGGCGCAGCGGCTCGACGAGGTGGTCACAGCGTTGAAAGTGGCCGAGGCGAAAGCGTCGGTCAGCAAGGTGTCCCCGATCAAGGGGAGCACCTATGAGGCCGAGATCCATCAGGTTCTCCACCAGGTCGCCGCCGGCCTCGGGGATGAGTACCTCGAAACCGGTGCCGTCGTCGGCTCGGTCGTTCGCTGCAAGAAGGGCGACGGCGTACTGCTCGTCGACGGCGGAGACGCGCGCGTCGTCGTCGAGGTGACCGACTCGAAGCGGGATCACTGGTGCGCGTACTTCGACGAAGCTGAACGAAACCGGAACGCCACTGCCGCGATCGGCCTGGTCCGGTCCGTGGAACAGAACTGCGGTGAGACGATTCGCGTGCTCGGTCGGCGTCGAATCGTGCTCGCTTTCGACCCGACTGCCGATGACCCCGACCTCATGCGCGCGGTCGTCATGCTCCTGCGGACCGCATCCCTGGCTGCGGCCACCAGGTCGGGCGCGCAGGAGATCAACACCGCGGAGGAGAAAATCACCGCCGCAGTCAAACAACTCGAAAAGATTGACGAGATCAAGAAGTCTGCCGGTGCGATCGCGAACAACGTGCGCAAGATCGAGAACACCTGCGGGGCTGTCTACTCAGCCATCGATCGCCTGCTGGCCGACGCCCTGAACGCGCTGGCGGGTGTGGACTCTGAGAGCCCGGCGGACGTCGAGCGAGGCGTGGCGTGA
- a CDS encoding GNAT family N-acetyltransferase: MQPVEINAGTWYLRALRADERITDVPALSHLEVDDPAAYVAAAQRDWESDTRFVWAICIPTTGELIALIGVTPNGSSGRLWGEARDGYDEALDTAVGPVSRFAEGALGLVVGQTLSRGVR; this comes from the coding sequence ATGCAACCAGTCGAGATCAACGCCGGGACGTGGTATCTGCGTGCGCTTCGTGCGGACGAGCGGATCACCGACGTCCCGGCGTTGTCTCATCTCGAGGTCGACGACCCCGCCGCGTACGTCGCTGCGGCGCAGCGTGACTGGGAGTCGGATACACGATTCGTCTGGGCGATCTGCATCCCCACCACCGGTGAGCTCATCGCCCTGATCGGGGTCACGCCGAACGGCTCGTCGGGCCGCCTGTGGGGCGAGGCACGCGACGGCTACGACGAGGCGCTCGACACCGCCGTCGGGCCGGTCTCGAGGTTTGCCGAGGGTGCGCTCGGTCTGGTTGTCGGGCAAACGCTCTCGCGCGGTGTTCGCTGA
- a CDS encoding IS110 family transposase, translating into MEVLHARCAGMDVSKKDVKVCVRLASPGRKTVQDTTTWSSMSGDILRLRDYLIAEQVTCVVMEATGDYWKPFYYLLEDAPFEVMLVNAHDAKNLPGRKTDVSDAAWLAQLAAHGLLRASFVPPEPIRRLRDLTRTRTAITRERGREIQRLEKVLEDAGIKLSVVVSDINGVSSRFMLQALVKGERDPAVLAELSVKQLRRKIPALTKALQGRFTDHHAFLVELHLDFITEHTTRIDALTERIEKVMAPFQAKRDLICTIPGISTSTADVIIAETGGQMAQFPTPGHLASWAGVCPGQHQSAGRVKNVKTRPGNRHLKGALGAAALSIASHKGTFLNAKYRRLVRSRGKPKAIVALEHTLLTVVWIMLTDNVVYDEPGADYYQHRHPERTKNRAIYDLHKLGYEVTITPHGAA; encoded by the coding sequence ATGGAAGTGCTGCATGCCCGATGTGCCGGGATGGATGTGTCGAAAAAGGATGTGAAAGTCTGTGTCCGCCTGGCTAGTCCGGGCCGAAAGACCGTGCAAGATACCACGACCTGGTCGTCGATGAGCGGCGACATTCTGCGGCTGCGGGACTATCTGATCGCCGAGCAGGTGACGTGTGTGGTCATGGAAGCCACCGGCGACTACTGGAAACCGTTCTACTACCTCCTCGAAGACGCCCCGTTCGAGGTGATGCTGGTCAACGCCCACGACGCCAAGAACCTCCCGGGCCGCAAAACCGATGTGTCGGATGCGGCGTGGCTGGCGCAGCTGGCCGCCCACGGGCTGTTGCGGGCCTCGTTCGTGCCACCGGAACCGATCCGACGGTTACGCGATCTGACCCGCACCCGCACCGCGATCACCCGCGAACGCGGCCGCGAGATTCAACGGTTGGAGAAAGTCCTCGAAGACGCCGGCATCAAACTGTCGGTGGTGGTCTCCGATATCAACGGGGTCTCGTCACGATTCATGTTGCAGGCGCTGGTCAAGGGTGAACGCGATCCCGCCGTGTTGGCGGAGTTGTCGGTGAAACAACTCCGCCGCAAGATCCCCGCGTTGACGAAGGCGTTGCAGGGCCGCTTCACCGACCACCACGCGTTCCTGGTCGAGTTGCATCTGGATTTCATCACCGAACACACCACCCGGATCGACGCGTTGACCGAGCGCATCGAGAAGGTGATGGCGCCGTTTCAAGCCAAGCGGGACCTGATCTGCACGATCCCGGGTATCTCCACCAGCACCGCCGATGTGATCATCGCCGAGACCGGCGGCCAGATGGCCCAGTTCCCCACCCCAGGCCATTTGGCCTCGTGGGCGGGGGTCTGTCCCGGCCAGCACCAGTCCGCCGGACGGGTCAAGAACGTCAAAACCCGCCCCGGTAACCGTCACCTTAAAGGTGCTCTCGGGGCCGCGGCGTTGTCGATCGCCAGCCACAAAGGCACTTTTCTCAACGCCAAGTACCGGCGCCTGGTCCGCTCCCGCGGCAAACCCAAAGCGATCGTCGCCCTCGAGCACACCCTGCTCACTGTGGTCTGGATCATGCTGACCGACAACGTCGTCTACGACGAACCCGGCGCCGATTACTACCAGCACCGCCATCCCGAACGCACCAAGAACCGCGCTATCTACGACCTACACAAACTCGGATACGAAGTCACCATCACACCCCACGGAGCGGCCTGA
- a CDS encoding acetyl/propionyl/methylcrotonyl-CoA carboxylase subunit alpha, translating into MPSTSANTPSAISKVLIANRGEIAVRVIRAARDAGIASVAVYAEPDANALFVKLADEAFALGGQTSAESYLVFDKILDAAKKSGADAIHPGYGFLSENGDFAQAVIDAGLIWIGPSPQSIRDLGDKVTARHIALKADAPMAPGTKDPVKDADEVVAFAQEHGVPVAIKAAFGGGGRGMKVAYTIEEIPHLFESATREAVAAFGRGECFVERYLDKARHVEAQVIADQHGNVIVAGTRDCSLQRRFQKLVEEAPAPFLTDEQRTKIHESAKAICREAGYYGAGTVEFLVGSDGLVSFLEVNTRLQVEHPVTEETAGIDLVRQQFRIANGEKLEITEDPTPRGHAFEFRINGEDAGRNFLPAPGPISVYKEPTGPGVRVDSGVVEGDVIGGQFDSMLAKLIVTGETREQALERSRRALAEFEVEGLATVIPFHRHIVSNPAFIGDGEKFDVYTKWIETDWDNPIEPYTGGEPIEEDEAAPRQNVVVEVGGRRVEVSLPGDLALGGGGGSANGVVRKKPKERSRKKGGGAAVSGDAVAAPMQGTVVKVAVEEGQEVAAGDLVVVLEAMKMENPVTAHKDGVVTGLTIEAGAAVTQGTVLLELK; encoded by the coding sequence GTGCCCAGTACCTCTGCGAACACTCCGTCCGCAATCAGCAAGGTCCTCATCGCCAACCGTGGCGAAATCGCTGTCCGCGTGATCCGCGCCGCCCGGGATGCAGGTATCGCGAGCGTCGCGGTGTACGCCGAGCCCGACGCGAACGCACTGTTCGTCAAACTCGCCGACGAGGCTTTCGCACTGGGCGGGCAGACATCGGCGGAGTCGTACCTGGTCTTCGACAAGATCCTCGACGCGGCCAAGAAATCCGGCGCCGACGCGATCCACCCGGGTTACGGCTTCCTGTCGGAGAACGGCGACTTCGCGCAGGCCGTCATCGACGCCGGGCTGATCTGGATCGGTCCGTCACCGCAGTCGATCCGCGACCTCGGCGACAAGGTGACCGCGCGCCACATCGCGCTCAAGGCCGACGCACCGATGGCCCCCGGCACCAAGGATCCGGTGAAGGACGCCGACGAGGTCGTCGCCTTCGCCCAGGAGCACGGCGTGCCGGTCGCCATCAAGGCGGCATTCGGCGGCGGTGGACGCGGCATGAAGGTCGCCTACACGATCGAGGAGATCCCGCACCTGTTCGAGTCGGCCACCCGCGAGGCCGTCGCGGCGTTCGGTCGCGGGGAGTGCTTCGTCGAGCGCTACCTCGACAAGGCCCGCCACGTCGAGGCCCAGGTCATCGCCGACCAGCACGGCAACGTCATCGTCGCCGGCACCCGCGACTGCTCGCTGCAGCGTCGATTCCAGAAGCTGGTCGAGGAGGCCCCGGCTCCGTTCCTGACCGACGAGCAGCGCACCAAGATCCACGAGTCCGCCAAGGCCATCTGCCGCGAGGCCGGCTACTACGGCGCCGGCACGGTCGAGTTCCTGGTCGGCAGCGACGGGCTGGTCTCGTTCCTCGAGGTCAACACCCGCCTGCAGGTGGAGCACCCGGTCACCGAGGAGACCGCGGGCATCGACCTGGTGCGTCAGCAGTTCCGCATCGCCAACGGCGAGAAACTGGAGATCACCGAGGACCCGACCCCGCGCGGTCACGCCTTCGAGTTCCGCATCAACGGTGAGGACGCCGGCCGCAACTTCCTGCCCGCCCCGGGACCGATCTCGGTCTACAAGGAGCCGACCGGCCCCGGCGTCCGCGTCGACTCCGGCGTCGTCGAGGGTGACGTCATCGGCGGCCAGTTCGACTCGATGCTGGCCAAGCTGATCGTCACCGGCGAGACCCGCGAGCAGGCGCTGGAGCGTTCGCGTCGTGCACTGGCCGAGTTCGAGGTCGAGGGCCTGGCGACGGTCATCCCGTTCCACCGGCACATCGTCTCCAATCCCGCCTTCATCGGCGACGGCGAGAAGTTCGACGTCTACACCAAGTGGATCGAGACCGATTGGGACAACCCGATCGAGCCGTACACCGGCGGCGAGCCCATCGAAGAGGACGAAGCCGCCCCGCGGCAGAACGTCGTCGTCGAGGTCGGCGGCCGTCGCGTCGAGGTGTCGCTGCCCGGCGATCTCGCCCTCGGTGGCGGTGGCGGCTCGGCCAACGGCGTCGTCCGCAAGAAGCCGAAGGAACGTTCACGCAAGAAGGGCGGCGGCGCAGCCGTTTCCGGCGACGCCGTGGCCGCTCCGATGCAGGGCACCGTCGTCAAGGTCGCCGTGGAGGAGGGCCAGGAGGTCGCCGCCGGTGATCTGGTCGTCGTCCTCGAGGCCATGAAGATGGAGAACCCGGTCACCGCCCACAAGGACGGCGTCGTCACCGGCCTCACCATCGAGGCCGGCGCTGCCGTCACCCAGGGCACGGTGCTGCTCGAGCTGAAGTGA
- a CDS encoding SufE family protein has protein sequence MSLPPALAEIVDDFGALGDSDKVTLLLEFAGELPDIPAHLEQDAMEPVPECQSPVFLSVDAADPSSVRLYFSAPREAPTTRGFAAILHQGLDTASAREILDVPSDFYYDLGLGSAVSPLRLRGMAGMLGRIKAQVRAQVPDTPGA, from the coding sequence ATGAGTCTGCCTCCAGCCCTGGCCGAGATCGTCGACGACTTCGGCGCACTCGGCGACTCCGACAAGGTCACCCTCCTGCTCGAGTTCGCCGGCGAATTGCCGGACATACCGGCGCATCTCGAGCAGGATGCGATGGAACCGGTACCCGAGTGCCAGTCGCCGGTCTTCCTGTCCGTCGACGCCGCCGACCCGTCGTCGGTGCGGCTGTATTTCAGCGCTCCGCGCGAGGCGCCGACGACCCGCGGTTTCGCCGCCATCCTGCATCAGGGGCTCGACACCGCGTCGGCGCGCGAAATCCTCGACGTGCCATCGGATTTCTATTACGACCTGGGACTCGGCAGCGCCGTGAGTCCGCTGCGCCTGCGGGGTATGGCGGGCATGCTGGGCCGCATCAAGGCGCAGGTTCGCGCCCAGGTGCCCGACACCCCCGGGGCATGA
- a CDS encoding sulfurtransferase, with translation MSVDTDPNPAFADYAHPERLVTTQWLSAHLGAKGLKIIESDEDVLLYDIGHIPTAQKIDWHLHLNDPVTRDYINGEQFAELMRSKGIERDDTVVIYGDKSNWWAAYALWVFTLFGHEDVRLLDGGRDAWMAEDRDTSFDVPDYPRSDYPVVERDDAKIRAFAPQVLEALGTEPLVDVRSPQEYTGERTHMPDYPEEGALRGGHIPTAISIPWAKSAAPDGRFRSRAELDEIYAGLDPKTPTIAYCRIGERSSHTWFVLTHLLGHTAVRNYDGSWTEWGNAVRVPIAVGEEPGAVPGTE, from the coding sequence GTGAGCGTTGACACCGACCCGAATCCGGCCTTCGCCGACTACGCCCACCCCGAGCGGCTGGTGACGACCCAGTGGCTGTCGGCGCATCTCGGCGCCAAAGGACTCAAGATCATCGAGTCCGACGAGGATGTGCTGCTCTACGACATCGGCCACATCCCGACCGCTCAGAAGATCGACTGGCACCTGCATCTCAACGACCCGGTCACGCGCGACTACATCAACGGCGAGCAGTTCGCGGAACTGATGCGCAGCAAGGGAATCGAACGCGACGACACTGTCGTGATCTACGGCGACAAGAGCAACTGGTGGGCCGCCTACGCGCTGTGGGTCTTCACCTTGTTCGGCCACGAGGACGTCCGCCTGCTCGACGGTGGCCGCGACGCCTGGATGGCGGAGGACCGTGACACCTCCTTCGACGTCCCCGATTACCCGCGGTCGGACTACCCGGTGGTCGAGCGCGACGACGCCAAGATCCGCGCGTTCGCGCCGCAGGTCCTGGAGGCCCTGGGCACCGAGCCCCTCGTCGACGTCCGTTCCCCGCAGGAGTACACCGGCGAGCGCACGCACATGCCGGACTACCCGGAGGAGGGCGCGCTGCGCGGCGGGCACATCCCGACCGCCATCTCGATCCCGTGGGCGAAGTCCGCCGCCCCCGACGGCCGTTTCCGCAGCCGCGCCGAACTCGACGAGATCTACGCCGGGCTCGACCCGAAGACGCCCACGATCGCCTACTGCCGCATCGGTGAGCGGTCGAGCCACACCTGGTTCGTGCTGACACATCTGCTGGGGCACACCGCGGTCCGCAACTACGACGGATCGTGGACCGAGTGGGGCAACGCGGTGCGCGTGCCGATCGCCGTCGGCGAGGAGCCGGGCGCCGTTCCCGGCACCGAGTGA
- a CDS encoding metalloprotease has product MIDRRGPLAMRWAVALAAVVTLTVGSGCALIPSEDSGEPRPSSASTSSAPSPTPSRSPDPTGDADAAQCRPDDCPKLPTPTAELMTSGVTPANVDTAVPDYLTTLLDDLDQTWGGWFDELGWGDPAPGRVLIESGTSFATECIAGEEDSNPVPIPSDEANAFFCGVDTEPNGEGTPTEGSIVLPVDTFAAIWDGNVFGVPSPIVGDFTAAIVVAHEYGHNVVFRMAEAFDIPDSRLPAGKNSELIADCLAANWGATAYQRDALGAREILQVATLLPIIGDTGGASGHGSARERAVALTVGLTGPQFNRQGQPVDCIERYWPEFFEVE; this is encoded by the coding sequence ATGATCGATCGACGCGGGCCCCTCGCGATGCGGTGGGCGGTCGCTCTGGCCGCCGTGGTGACACTGACTGTCGGAAGCGGATGCGCACTCATCCCGTCCGAGGATTCCGGGGAGCCCCGTCCGTCGTCCGCGTCGACGAGCAGCGCACCGAGTCCGACGCCGTCGCGCTCACCGGACCCGACCGGCGACGCCGACGCGGCGCAGTGCCGGCCCGACGACTGCCCGAAGTTGCCGACGCCGACCGCGGAACTCATGACCAGCGGGGTCACTCCGGCCAACGTGGACACCGCGGTGCCCGACTACCTGACCACGCTCCTCGATGACCTCGACCAGACATGGGGTGGGTGGTTCGACGAACTGGGCTGGGGCGACCCGGCACCGGGACGGGTGCTGATCGAGTCCGGCACCTCCTTCGCCACGGAGTGCATTGCCGGCGAAGAGGATTCGAACCCGGTACCGATCCCGTCCGACGAGGCCAACGCGTTCTTCTGTGGAGTGGACACCGAACCGAACGGAGAGGGCACCCCGACCGAGGGCAGCATCGTGCTCCCGGTCGACACCTTCGCGGCCATCTGGGACGGCAACGTCTTCGGGGTGCCATCGCCGATCGTCGGCGACTTCACCGCGGCGATCGTGGTCGCTCACGAATACGGCCACAACGTCGTGTTCCGGATGGCCGAGGCGTTCGACATCCCCGACAGCCGTCTCCCGGCCGGCAAGAACAGCGAGCTCATCGCCGACTGCCTGGCCGCGAACTGGGGTGCGACCGCCTACCAGCGTGATGCGCTCGGCGCGCGGGAGATCCTTCAGGTCGCGACGCTGCTGCCGATCATCGGCGACACCGGCGGCGCCTCCGGACACGGCTCGGCGCGCGAACGTGCGGTGGCGTTGACGGTCGGACTGACCGGCCCGCAGTTCAACCGCCAGGGTCAGCCGGTCGACTGCATCGAGCGGTACTGGCCGGAATTCTTCGAGGTGGAGTAG
- a CDS encoding Maf family protein gives MTSESEIGPGTPGPIFVLGSASPARLRILRAAGVEPVVRVSDVDEDALLAAIPDSTPAGVVVAELARAKAEAVAALPEIAELAGSGSAVAVIGCDSMLHLGGRLLGKPHTPERAVAQWSEMGGRSADLLTGHHLIRLDRPATAGGTSSTTIHFAAADDHVIERYVASGEPLQVAGAFTLDGLGGWLVERIEGDPSSVIGIGLPLVRTLLADVGLSVTDFWRH, from the coding sequence ATGACATCCGAATCCGAGATCGGGCCGGGTACTCCCGGCCCGATCTTCGTACTCGGTTCGGCCTCCCCTGCCCGGCTCCGCATCCTTCGGGCGGCAGGCGTCGAGCCGGTCGTGCGGGTGTCGGATGTCGACGAGGATGCGCTCCTCGCCGCGATCCCCGATTCCACACCGGCCGGTGTGGTGGTCGCCGAACTCGCCCGCGCGAAGGCGGAAGCCGTTGCGGCACTTCCGGAGATCGCCGAACTCGCCGGGTCCGGCAGCGCCGTGGCCGTCATCGGCTGCGACTCGATGCTCCATCTAGGCGGCCGGCTGCTCGGCAAACCGCACACCCCCGAACGCGCCGTCGCGCAGTGGTCGGAGATGGGCGGTCGTAGCGCGGACCTGCTGACCGGCCATCACCTGATCCGCCTCGACCGGCCCGCGACCGCCGGCGGGACGAGCTCCACCACGATCCATTTCGCCGCCGCCGACGACCACGTCATCGAGCGGTATGTCGCCAGCGGTGAACCTCTACAGGTGGCCGGCGCATTCACCCTCGACGGTCTGGGTGGCTGGCTGGTCGAGCGCATCGAGGGCGACCCGTCGTCGGTCATCGGTATCGGCCTGCCGCTGGTCCGCACCCTCCTGGCCGACGTCGGGCTCTCGGTCACCGACTTCTGGCGCCACTGA
- a CDS encoding acyl-CoA carboxylase subunit epsilon, whose product MSEDSTKSERPFLTVVGGNPTDEDLAVLVTVLAGAGSGGGSAEPETRNDWGHPIDRLRPQWGGPGSFTNLRY is encoded by the coding sequence GTGAGCGAAGACTCCACGAAGTCCGAGCGTCCGTTCCTTACGGTCGTCGGCGGCAATCCGACCGACGAGGACCTCGCCGTGCTGGTGACCGTCCTCGCCGGTGCCGGTTCGGGCGGCGGTTCGGCCGAGCCCGAGACCCGGAACGACTGGGGCCACCCGATCGACCGGCTGCGTCCGCAGTGGGGCGGTCCGGGAAGCTTCACCAACCTGCGTTACTGA
- a CDS encoding acyl-CoA carboxylase subunit beta — protein MTTASRDDAAAPDIHTTAGKLADLRNRLEETKHPVGEAAVEKTHAKGKLTARERITHLLDEGSFVELDALARHRSTNFGLAERRPLGDGVVSGYGTIDGREVCVFSQDSTVFGGSLGEVYGEKIVKVMDLAIKTGRPLIGINDGAGARIQEGVVSLGLYGEIFHRNVRASGVIPQISLIMGAAAGGHVYSPALTDFVVMVDQTSQMFITGPDVIKTVTGEEVTMEELGGAHTHMSKSGTAHYVASDEEDALEYVKELLSYLPSNNRADAPRLPVAQPAAGSIEDTLTEEDLELDTLIPDSPNQPYDMHEVIRRILDDDEFLEVQAEYATNIIVGYGRVDGRSVGIVANQPTQFAGCLDIDASEKAARFVRTCDAFNIPIVTLVDVPGFLPGTDQEYRGIIRRGAKLLYAYGEATVGKITVITRKAYGGAYDVMGSKHMGADVNLAWPTAQIAVMGASGAVGFVYRSQLKDAAAKGEDVDALRLQLQEEYEDTLVNPYVAAARGYVDAVIPPSHTRGQIATALKLLERKMVNLPPKKHGNIPL, from the coding sequence ATGACCACTGCTTCGCGCGACGACGCCGCCGCTCCCGACATCCACACGACGGCGGGAAAGCTCGCCGATCTGCGCAATCGTCTCGAGGAGACCAAGCATCCGGTGGGTGAGGCCGCCGTCGAGAAGACCCACGCCAAGGGCAAGCTCACCGCGCGGGAACGGATCACCCACCTGCTCGACGAGGGGTCCTTCGTCGAACTCGACGCCCTCGCCCGGCACCGCAGCACCAACTTCGGACTCGCCGAGCGCCGCCCGCTCGGTGACGGCGTCGTCTCGGGTTACGGCACCATCGACGGTCGCGAGGTCTGCGTCTTCTCGCAGGATTCGACGGTCTTCGGCGGCAGCCTCGGCGAGGTCTACGGCGAGAAGATCGTCAAGGTCATGGACCTCGCGATCAAGACCGGTCGCCCCCTGATCGGCATCAACGACGGCGCCGGGGCCCGCATCCAGGAGGGCGTGGTCTCGCTCGGCCTCTACGGCGAGATCTTCCACCGCAACGTGCGTGCTTCCGGTGTCATCCCGCAGATCTCGCTGATCATGGGCGCCGCGGCCGGCGGTCACGTGTACTCCCCCGCGCTCACCGACTTCGTGGTCATGGTCGACCAGACCAGCCAGATGTTCATCACCGGTCCGGACGTCATCAAGACGGTCACCGGCGAAGAGGTGACGATGGAGGAGCTCGGCGGTGCCCACACGCACATGTCGAAGTCGGGCACCGCGCACTACGTCGCCTCCGACGAAGAGGACGCCCTGGAGTACGTCAAGGAACTCCTGAGCTACCTGCCGAGCAACAACCGCGCCGATGCCCCGCGTCTGCCCGTCGCGCAGCCGGCCGCCGGTTCCATCGAGGACACCCTCACCGAAGAGGACCTCGAGCTCGACACGCTGATCCCGGATTCGCCGAACCAGCCCTACGACATGCACGAGGTCATCCGTCGCATCCTCGACGACGACGAGTTCCTCGAGGTGCAGGCCGAGTACGCGACCAACATCATCGTCGGCTACGGCCGGGTGGACGGTCGCAGCGTCGGCATCGTCGCCAACCAGCCGACGCAGTTCGCCGGCTGCCTCGACATCGACGCCTCGGAGAAGGCCGCCCGGTTCGTGCGCACCTGCGATGCCTTCAACATCCCCATCGTCACCCTGGTCGACGTCCCGGGCTTCCTTCCCGGCACCGATCAGGAGTACCGCGGCATCATCCGTCGCGGTGCGAAGCTGCTCTACGCCTACGGCGAGGCGACGGTCGGCAAGATCACCGTCATCACCCGGAAGGCCTACGGCGGCGCGTACGACGTCATGGGCTCCAAGCACATGGGTGCCGACGTGAACCTGGCGTGGCCCACCGCCCAGATCGCCGTCATGGGCGCCTCGGGTGCGGTCGGGTTCGTGTATCGCAGCCAGCTCAAGGACGCGGCCGCCAAGGGCGAGGACGTCGACGCACTGCGTCTGCAGCTGCAGGAGGAGTACGAGGACACCCTCGTCAACCCGTATGTCGCGGCCGCCCGCGGATACGTGGACGCGGTGATCCCGCCGAGCCACACCCGCGGTCAGATCGCCACCGCGCTCAAGCTGCTCGAGCGCAAGATGGTCAACCTGCCGCCGAAGAAGCACGGCAACATCCCCCTGTGA
- a CDS encoding biotin--[acetyl-CoA-carboxylase] ligase, giving the protein MSLDADLLRTRLTGTRWHRIEVVEATGSTNADLVSRAAGESVGGTVRITTDQTAGRGRHARTWTAPAGTQLAMSAALDVADHTEDLGWLSLLAGLAAVQGVDDAMGIRPTLKWPNDVLIDGKKVAGILSEYTRSEHAAGGPGGVAVIGTGLNTTMAEEQLPVPTATSLRLATGRDVPLTELAASYLRALSELLDLWPHDLDGLAARYRDDSDTIGRRVRLVLPGDREVVGTATGVDSSGRIVVDADGEQVVAAAGDVTHLRPE; this is encoded by the coding sequence ATGAGTCTCGACGCCGATCTGCTCCGCACCCGTCTCACCGGCACCCGCTGGCACCGGATCGAGGTGGTCGAGGCGACCGGTTCGACCAACGCCGACCTCGTGTCGCGCGCCGCCGGCGAATCCGTCGGGGGCACCGTGCGGATCACCACCGACCAGACCGCCGGACGTGGCCGCCACGCCCGCACCTGGACCGCGCCGGCCGGCACGCAGCTGGCCATGTCGGCCGCGCTCGACGTCGCCGACCACACCGAGGACCTGGGCTGGCTGTCGCTGCTGGCCGGACTCGCCGCCGTGCAGGGTGTCGACGACGCGATGGGGATCCGTCCGACGCTCAAATGGCCGAACGACGTGCTGATCGACGGCAAGAAGGTCGCGGGCATCCTCTCGGAATACACCCGCAGCGAGCATGCCGCAGGTGGCCCGGGAGGCGTCGCGGTGATCGGCACCGGGCTCAACACCACGATGGCGGAGGAGCAGCTGCCGGTCCCGACCGCCACCTCGCTCCGGCTCGCCACCGGCCGCGACGTCCCGCTGACCGAGCTCGCCGCGTCGTACCTGCGGGCGCTCTCCGAGCTGCTCGACCTGTGGCCGCACGACCTGGACGGCCTCGCGGCGCGGTACCGCGATGACAGTGACACCATCGGCCGTCGCGTACGGCTGGTCCTGCCCGGCGATCGTGAGGTCGTCGGCACCGCGACCGGTGTCGACTCCTCCGGCCGGATCGTCGTCGACGCCGACGGTGAGCAGGTGGTGGCCGCCGCGGGGGACGTCACCCACCTGCGGCCGGAGTGA